The Carassius gibelio isolate Cgi1373 ecotype wild population from Czech Republic chromosome A19, carGib1.2-hapl.c, whole genome shotgun sequence genome segment CAGACGAGATCCTGCTGTCTGTTATTCTCTAGAGCTGCTGCGAACATTAGAAGATGCTCATTTTCACCTGCAGCTGAAAGACAGGTGCCCTGTCGTGACTCCACAGTGGGACAAAAGCACAAGGAGACTGAACATGTCTCTGATGGTTCTTCACGGCGAGGATAATTGGTGCCGGTTGGCGTTCACCCTCCACTGATGGCCACCCCCTGTGACGCATGTACGAACCAGCCCACTGCAGCCAGAGCATGTGAGAGATGCGTAACGTCCCCTCCTACACGCCACGCCCCCActgagtccacacacacacacacacacacacacacacacacactggtattCCTATCATAATGGGGACATACCATAGGCGTAATGCTTTTTAAGCTGTACAGGCTGTATCATCTATCCCCTTACCCTAAACCTACCACTCACAGAAAACTACAAGCATTattagattttcaaaaaactttattctgtatgatttataatctTGTTTCCTCATGAGGACCCataaatgtccccacaaggtcaACATTTCCTGGTATTACTCTAATTGTGGAGACGTTTGGTCCCCACAATGTGGTGAACACCAGgtacacacgcacaaacacacacacacacacacacacacacacacatttcttacACAAAGCTCACTGTGGCTGGGGCTGATTGATGGTGTTCTGGTGCAGGACAATAGTCCCCCACTGCATTAGAAGAAAGAGACTTCATTTGGTCACGCGTCCCTACAGTCTGGGAAAGGGACAATGACATCATATTAAATACTCCACGGCGGGCCTTATCAATCACACTTTTCAAATTAAAGATGTCAAATTGAATTTGATTCATGGAAGCAAATCAGAAGTGCAGCCAGGCAGGACGGTTTACTTCTGCTAAGGTTACAGCTGGAGTCAtatcaaattacaaaaaatgcaTTGGAGCTGAAAGAGTTAATTTTtgactggatatatatatgtatgtatgtacgtatatatgtatgcatatatttatatacgtatatatatatatatatatatatatatatatatatatatatatatatatatatatatatatatatatacacacacacacacacacacacacacacagtataaaaaTCTCAAAGTCATGTGGATCAAACTTGCATGCAGAAAAGCTCGCataaacaggaaatgacatcataggGGGACTCCAGCAGACTCTCATTATTATGAAAAAGAAGGAAttcccttgtaaaaaaaaaaaaaagtgtgcttaattgtacaGAACATGCATTTGtagttttcttaaaatattaaaagtatataaaaactgTACTTGGAGATTTTACAATATCAATgaaattaatgtacatttttttatttttaaatcattgtgttttaataagctgttgttgtgctttaaataagtacacttatttcagtgtgttgactaacatactataGCACAAAGTACTTGGTTATAATTTAACCAATCAACTGTAACATGTAAAGctcatatatttataattacactatattatattataatttttcagacatttaaacacatgacatgcaagtacattaaaattatatgattgtgaaattacatataaagatgtatttAAGTCCTacttaaatggttaaaaaaagcACTCTAGAGTTCAGCTAACTGTATAAAATGTGCATAATAACTGGCTGAAAAAATATGCTTAAAacttaatatgtaaataatgatTTAGGTATGTCTACTCACATGTATTCTTAGTGTAAGGAAAAAAATATGTCACGTTTTACCACATGGTTAAACAACATGACTGTTTATGGgttattaaattgaaatatttaaaaaaatagcattcattttttttaaacagtgtaacAAGTTATGAATACAAAgaaacattaaacatattttgAACTAGATTTGTAAAAGTTTTGTCTTTGACCCGTGGAGTGATCAAAATAGCAAAGGCAAATCCTCTACTACAAAAGCATTTGTGAGGCTCCATTAGCACAGAGGCTCATCGTCACTGTGTTCCAGTCAGGGAGTAATAAACATGGTTTAGGGTGACTGAAAGCCCTGCCAAACCCTCTCCCATTACACTTGGCAGGGTCGGTCCCATTCAGACCGCATCGGGATTGCAGCGTAAGTGTACTACCTTAATTAAAGTCTCTCTAAATGGGAGTGTCTCTTCAGCTGAATGGAAATAGGAAATTCAATAGAGCATCCAGAGGACATGAAAAATAAGAGGGAAGTTAGCTGGCAATTGACAGGACAGGACTCATCTTTTCTGGTGGGGAGACCGGATGGAGTCACATTTGCCTGATTGCTGTATTTCCATTGAATGCTAAGCAGTTGGGACTTTGCTTGAGCATCATAAGTGCTCAATAATGCTTATTTTATGCAGGAAAAACACTTGTATTTCTTGTAGTTCTTTATTAACAGGATGTTTATCTACCACAGAGAATATATTACTTGAATGAGGTCAAgagaaaatgtagattttttttttcacagtttatcTTCTGCCAGGCAAACAAGTTGCATGGATGATTGCTTAGAAATAAACTACAGCAAGACAAAGATGaattaaatcaaaacaaaaagccTCTAGATGAGCTTGAGTCAATATTGTTAAACTAGGCAAGGAAAAATGACTCATGAAGGACATTATTAGAATGTTAGTTCTCCAAACCAGAATAATCTGGAAATATTGTATTGGGTTTGAAAATATGCAGAAATTAATTACAAGGGCAAATACGTCCACTATAGTCAGGAGATACTGAAGAAGTTATTATAAAGAACATGCATAGAAATACCAAGAAATAAAGGAATGACTGTGTGTGCCTCTTGGGTTGAACTGTTCAACTGTGCTAGGAATATATGGAAACAAAAAGAgcatatttacattataattgCTTTACTGCTCAATTGCTCACTTCATATATTGAACAAGATTTTGTATCAGCCATAGATAGAGATGACTATATCTACTGTGGATCCTCTCCAGTCTTCTGGATGGAAGGGACCAGGGCATATATATCAAGTGTTTGGGAACTGAAATATCATAAGACTTCAGTTTCAAATAGTATGGAAAATGTTTAGCCCCTCGTGGAATAAGGCCAGGAAAAAGGAACAGTATGTCTAAGGCAGTAAGGAATAAGTTATGATGATGGTTCTCTAAGTTCATCTTAGTAAAAGCaaattcacattttgatgcaatcTCTTTAAGTCTTGACCACTGACCTCAAAAATATTTCATTCTGAGAACTCTGAGGTTTGCTTTAAAGGAACAAAACAACTATGAACAGAACTTGACCTGCTGCAGATCCTAAAGCTTAGTGATAAACGCAGGTCTGAAGACTTGATCTTACAGGGTGAAGCATTTCTTCATCCTCTATTCATTCTATTCAGCGCTTTACTCCTACTGTACGACAACAGAACACAAGACTGAATCAATGACCGATTACGAGAGCTTCACTTCAACAGAAAACAAACTGACCTCCCACACACTGACAACCTGCACGCTCCTGCAATAACGCTTGGACAAACAGACGATCACCGATATTTGATAATAAAACCTGTGTTGAGGCCTGTAAAtgttataacaaaaaataaaattaacttgtaaaatacaaatgtaatcaatgtttaattaaatattggtCTATGCCTATACCATGGACCTtatcttttaagttttttttgtgaaatatttggaGCCATTTTGTACTTTGAAAAGGGACGTTTTTTATGATGGCTCTGCATTGCTAAAACTACATGCACTACAGTATATAGATTGTgtttataaaaagaaataaatggtgCCTCTTATTCTGCTTTAACAACATAAGCAGAATAATTGAACCTACAATTGCTCAAACAAAAATGAGGTATACTTGTGCTCTTGTAGGGTGAACACTGACCATTAGTACTATTATTTTCTTCAGGACTCTCTAACTTTGATGTCAGATAGAAGTCTGACTTCTAATGCAGTTTGGAGTAAAACTAGAAGCATGTTTTTTGGAAACAAGAAAATTGCACGTCCAAGCCAATGTCATGGTAATTTGTAACTACTTGATGTTTTGGCAAATTGGTGCTTTATTCGTACAATCTTATGtgcacatttttatgttttcccATTAAATCAGTTTGTCATGTCCTCAGAATGAGACGGATTCATGCACAGATTCATTGAGTCTCTGGTAAATGTTGGTATTAAGATCTGTAAATATAAGGTAATGCAtccatctcattttctctcttccATTCATCATCTATATTTTTTCTTGCAAAAACACTTCTTCTTAATTCACTCTTCTCTTGTACCATCTGTGAGAGTGTTTGAGAGTTCATGTTTCTGAATAAACAAATTCAATATTAAATTGGCATTGTGAGCAAGAGTTCAGTTTCTCTGTAAACACGGGAGAACCATCCACCCACTGTAGGCTACactaaaaacacagaaaatataaCTGATTGAGATCTCTCTTTCTGTTTCGACCCAGAAAATGACACTAAATTCTGTcagtgtaatgtaatataatccaGCCCAttataaaaaatttgttttagcAATAAAACCAcacatttaaagcaatagtttacccaaaaatttatatttcctgaatatttactcactctcaggtcatccaagacaAGTTTGTTGCTTTgtcagaaaagatttggagaaatgtatcattacatcacttgctcaccagtggatcctctgcagtgaatgggtgccgtcagaatgagagtccaaacagctgataaaaacactacaataatccacaagtaatccatacattTAGTTAACTCAGTTATCTCTTGTGTGGTGTGGATTTCTTGTGAAtaactgtgatgttttttatcagctgtttggactctcattctgacggcacccattcactgcagaggatacactggtgagcaagtgatgcaattatacatttctccaaatctgttccgataaaGCAACAAACTTGTCTTTGATtacttgatttgttttttttgttttttgtttttttaggtgaactattctttaaagGCACATTTTTAGGTTACCTGACCGAATAATACAGTGTGGGCTACGCATTTTATCTGGATTTGTTTTCCAAATTGCAGTTGGGCAATTTTAGCAGGAAATAACATTTGCATACTATATTAACACATGATTAAATAAAGAGACATCATTGTCGCTGATAAAGGCACTTGAGGTATGAAGTGCTGTTTGGGCTGTTTAGTCTCTCTGTGCGCTGAGACAAGAGTCCTTTCTCATGGAAATCATCCGTGTCTCCACTTCCTCCGTGGGTCATCCACCTCCATGTCCTATCCCTGCTTTTCATCAAAAACACAAATTGAACCCTGACTACACAGCCTCCATTGGAGACTCATTGGTTTAAAAATGGCACACAAGCTTTGTGGGATGTGCGAAACACAAGcctactcttaaaaataaaggtcctgATTGAAACCAAAAGGGTTTTTAGTAATGCCACATGACAAagtttttaaagttcattttttaGGTGAGTTTTGATCTTCTGAGGAACTCAGAATGTaatcaagaacattttttttttatttcaaaagagtCAAAAAGTGGGTagcctacttaaaaaaaataaagcttcatTTTTTATCTACAACGTAATGCTTTTATAACAAGAGATATTGATATGGAGAACCCCAAATATACTGGATCTGCCATGGCTCTTGTTAAATTCCTCTCATATGTACATTTCCGAGACCTTACTGGAGTTGCTCACCTCACTTTGACGCAAACGAGTCATCTGCATTCATGTTTGCTCGCATGTAGACGGAACTTCGTAAAGCCTGCGTGGAATGAGCCAATCATAACGTCACCTGTCCACAGTCTGCACACTGATCAGCGCACCTCCATAAAGTCACGGACTGCCCAAACAGCGACCATCTCAACTTTAGAGACTTCCTCAAGCAATGAGAGCAAAATATTAAAGAGGAGTGCTATTCGTCATTGTGCCTTTTAAAGCAATCTGACTAatacattaatttgttttatcGATTTTAAGCGTCGGAAGGAACCTGTCGCCTCCCTGTAGCTTCGCTATAAAGCCGCGAGCGCGAGTCAGTGCTGTCACGGAAGACGCAGAGAGAAGTGTGTTTATACGCGGAGGAACACCTACTACATACTCTACCTTTAGCTTGCGTTTCTTACTTTAAAGTGTTTTGGGAAAAGAAAAGGAACGTTACTGGGTGCAACATGAAATTTATTTTACCTTCTGTAgtgattttctttgttttgtgcCAAGTTTTTGGAGAAGAATCGGGTCCAAAAGAAGACCTTGATTACTGGACAGGCAGCAATCAGATACAGGTGAGAATTACTTCTGCTATTATCTAAACATGCCTTTCAGACCAAATGAAATCGATTTTaactaattttatttagtttttagtaaCTTCcacaattacatatatatatatatatatatatatatatatatatatatatatatatatatatatatatatatatatatatatatatattcgtgaTACTGTCAGTTATAGCCtatttcatttaaagttaattatatttaattatgctACTTTTCATTATTATGTCTCAGCTTCATAGAGTTCATAATAGAAAAGTAACAGCTGACAAAAAAGTGCAAATTCCATTGTAATCTCTAATTAAATTCTGGGTAATCAACATTCTATTGTTATTAAGTGATTGGATTGTATATCGTTATTATCGATTTGGTTGGttcgattattattatttgtttaatggaagattaataaattgtatttggTCGTCATCAATACTAAATAGGTGGTTATCTATTTAGTATTGAGGACGaccaaatgcaattaaataatcgaccattaaaaataataataatattaataataataagtaaaatatgGGGAATACCATATAGCAGTAACAGTACTAATTAAAGTATCATGTAATATGCGCAACATGGATGATGTTTTAATTATATTCACTGGGTAATGAGTCAGGACTCATGCACAATAAGCACAGGTCGCTGTCCAGTGCTGAATCAGTCAGTGCTCTTTCACTGCTTGTTTGAATGGAGCGCACGTTTCCCATTTGACATTGCGGATTGGAAGACAGCCAAACACTTAATGTCTTTCATGCTTTTTGTGTCCATAAACCACATCGTTGCCAATACTGTACCTTGTAGAGTATTTATGTGCTCAAAAACAGCGTTAAAAAATCATGTGAATTTTGTATTGGGATGGATTGGAGAGTTATAAAATACTGTCATGCCAGTGATCTTCTACAGTGAGTGGCATCTGTCTGCTGGGGCTCTGTCATTCACTAATCAAATCATCTATTGTAGGATGAGTGGCTTCAGGCGGATCCCTTCAGAGAGATACTGAGACGTATGACGAGGAAACCCCGGCCTCATCAGTTCATTGGTCTGATGGGCAAACGGTCCCCCGGTAAGACCACACTCCTATATCTCATCTAATTTGCCACTTATGCATGTTATAAATGTTCAGATCAGATTTTGAGAAGTTTTACCTAGAACACAGCAGattataaaaatgcttttgaccTATAACTTACATCTCTTTCATTCTTCCACCCCCACAGCAAATGCACAGATTACACGAAAAAGTAAGTGATCTCCACAAGAACACTACTGCATACAATGCATATATCATTTTTGAAACACTtacatttgcataaaataaattatactctTCAAGAGAGATTTACATATACAATTACATAGACATCTCCAGGGATTTTTCCTCACAAAGAAAAAATCTTGATCTTTGCAGGTTTTTCACAGGCTCAGTCACACATTCAcagcatattaaatatataatcttAAAGTTATAGAGGCACATGATTTTTCTTTCAGCAAAAACTCACAGATCCTCAAGATCTACATTTTGTAAAGACAAAATCAGTTCAACTACACTCTAGACTTCAACAGTAtggcatatatgtatatacataacaTTTTAGCATAATATTTTTCCCTTTATTGTCTTCTAGGGCATAAAATCAATTCTTTTGTGGGGCTGATGGGTAAAAGAAGCCAAGAGGAGCCAGGTATGAACTGCAAAAGCTCTCTTTTAGGTTTAGCAGattaatcaatttaataataataataatcagtagtAATTTTAAAAATTGAGATATGAGTGGTTTTTAATAGCCTACTGACCTTCTCTCTTCACAGAATCATATGAATGGGGAACAGTACAGTTGTACGACAAAAGGCGTTAAAATGGATCATCGTCACATCCGCTTCCTAAAGGATCACTTCATTCTCTGATagccattgatttttattttttattcaggtcagaaataataataataataataaagtcttattttacattgttttaatatGGCCGAGTCGCACCTGTGTCAGTTTATTTACGTCATTTAGAAAGGATCAGACGCTTTAATACTGTCCAGCTGTGATCAAACGTGTTTCTGTCACAACATGTGGAGCATTAAAGCAAAGCGGTGTCCTTTCCAAGGTTCTCAGAGATTTGTTCTGACAGTGTCAATACATAGTGC includes the following:
- the LOC127935419 gene encoding protachykinin-like is translated as MKFILPSVVIFFVLCQVFGEESGPKEDLDYWTGSNQIQDEWLQADPFREILRRMTRKPRPHQFIGLMGKRSPANAQITRKRHKINSFVGLMGKRSQEEPESYEWGTVQLYDKRR